The window CATCGGGATCTTCGCGCTGGTCGGCCTCCCCTACACGGTGAAGTTCCTCTGGTCCCCCCTGATGGACCGGTTCGTTCCGCCCCTTTTCGGGAGGCGCAGGGGCTGGATGCTGCTCACCCAGGCGGCGCTGGTCCTGGGGATCGTCGCCATGGCCGCCGGGAACCCCGCGGAGGCGCCGCTCGCGCTGGGAGCCCTCGCCCTCCTGGTGGCCTTCTTCTCCGCGTCGCAGGACATCGTGATCGACGCCTACCGCACCGACGTGCTCCACCCGCCGGAGCGGGGCCTGGGCGCCGCGGTCTTCGTCACCGGCTACCGGGTGGCGATGCTGGTCTCGGGGGCGCTGGCGCTGATCCTCTCCGAGCGGATCGGGTGGCGGAGCACCTACCTCCTGATGGCCGGGCTCATGGGGATCGGGATCGCCACCACCCTCTTCTGCCCCGAGCCGGAGGCGAAGGGGATCCCCCCGAAGACGCTGCGGGAGGCGGTCCTTTCCCCCCTCTCGGAGTTCTTCTCCCGCCGGGGGGCGGTCGCGCTGCTGTTTCTCATCGTCCTCTACAAGCTGGGGGACGCCTACGCCGGAACGCTGACCACCGCCTTCCTGATCCGCGGAGTCGGCTTCTCCCCCACCGACGTGGGGACGCTGAACAAGGGACTCGGGCTGGTTTCCCTCATCGTCGGGGCCATGTTCGGCGGGACCTGGATGATCCGGCTGGGTCTCTACCGATCCCTCCTGATTTTCGGGGCGCTCCAGGCGGTCTCCAACCTCTCCTTCATGGTCCTTTCCTGGGTCGGGAAGAGCTACGGGATGCTGGTCTTCACCGTCGCCTTCGAGAATCTCTGCGGGGGGATGGGAACGGCGGCGTTCGTGGCGCTGTTGATGGCGCTGTGCGACAACCGCTACACCGCGACCCAGTATGCGCTCCTCTCCTCCCTCGCGGCGCTCGGCCGGATCTTCGTCGCCCCCACCTCCGGCTTCCTGGTCGAGTCGGTCGGATGGGGGGTCTTCTTCCTCTTCACCGCCCTCTCCGCCCTCCCGGGACTGGGAGTCCTCTGGCGGCTCCGGGGAGAGATCTCGTCCCTTTCCGCAAAGCGGGGCTGACGTGGGACCAGGCACCGCCGTCCCTCCCGAATATTGCTGAATTTTCCGTAAAGTTCCAACCGCCATTTCCGATAAGAAGGGAACCGGCAGGGGAAACCCATGGCCGGAAATGGCGGAGGAAGGATGAATCAGGCCAGCGAAACGGCCCAGGTATCCCCGGCACCAGAAGGGGGTTTCCTGAGCAGAATCAGCGATTTCCGGGAAAGACTGAGCCGGAGGCCCGATTCCGAGCACGAGCAGGCGCTGATCCGGGTCGTCCTGGTATCCGTAGCGTCCATCTACCTCATGTACTACATCCGCAAGGATGGACAGATCATTCCGCTGGAACGCTTATCTCTCTACTATGCGTATTTTTACCTGGTGTTCTCCCTGGGGTTGTTTTTTCATGTGATTTTCCGGGCAAAAGGGGTTTCTCCGTTCCGTCGCTGTGTCGGAATGGTAGGTGACATCGGAAGCGTGGCGATCATTACCTACCTTACCGGAGACGACGCTTCCCCACTGTTCATCATTCTGCTGTGGGTAACTTT is drawn from Deltaproteobacteria bacterium GWC2_65_14 and contains these coding sequences:
- the ampG gene encoding muropeptide transporter AmpG (in Escherichia coli this protein is a permease involved in peptidoglycan recycling; member of major facilitator superfamily; MFS; inner membrane protein), with product MATRLSETLKVFRSRRIGVMVLAGFSSGLPLALTGGTLQAWMTVAGVDLRTIGIFALVGLPYTVKFLWSPLMDRFVPPLFGRRRGWMLLTQAALVLGIVAMAAGNPAEAPLALGALALLVAFFSASQDIVIDAYRTDVLHPPERGLGAAVFVTGYRVAMLVSGALALILSERIGWRSTYLLMAGLMGIGIATTLFCPEPEAKGIPPKTLREAVLSPLSEFFSRRGAVALLFLIVLYKLGDAYAGTLTTAFLIRGVGFSPTDVGTLNKGLGLVSLIVGAMFGGTWMIRLGLYRSLLIFGALQAVSNLSFMVLSWVGKSYGMLVFTVAFENLCGGMGTAAFVALLMALCDNRYTATQYALLSSLAALGRIFVAPTSGFLVESVGWGVFFLFTALSALPGLGVLWRLRGEISSLSAKRG